Proteins encoded in a region of the Bacteroidota bacterium genome:
- a CDS encoding aldehyde dehydrogenase family protein translates to MKLTALFESMSYGPAPESDAFAQAWLDQHKRKFTPFIGNAWHKPASKRTIEVRNPATGEKLAAIADANAKDVDAAVQTARNAFEGWQSTSGHERAKHLYAIARGVQKHARLFSVLESLDNGKPIRESRDLDIPLVARHFYHHAGWAQLIDTEMAGYKPLGVVGQVIPWNFPLLMLAWKIAPAIAMGNTVVLKPAPYTPLTALLFAEIVAEAGLPAGVVNIVTGGDEAGASIVNHTDIDKIAFTGSTQVGRIIRKATAGTGKRLSLELGGKSPFLVFEDADDDGAIEGIIDAIWFNQGQVCCAGSRLLVQESIAPRFIDKLKKRMGQLRVGNSLDKAIDLGAVVDPIQHKTIDGWVKKAAAEGADIFQPDIAIPKGGCYYPPTLLTNVEPASTVAQEEIFGPVLAAMTFRTPAEGIKLANNTRYGLAASVWTENINVALEVAHRIKAGSVWVNCTNLFDGAAGFGGYRESGFGREGGKEGLYEYVRPTWASRPKPETPKKASNGKAAKDTWGSYILERPERLLAATDDAIDRTAKMYIGGKQSRPDGSYSRHVCAPDGKLIGLVGDGNRKDIRNAVEAAHAARGWADRTPHNRAQVLYYLAENIAPRATELAGRIAATTGVSDKAARKEVDLSIQRLFTYAAWADKFGGTLQETTLKGVVVAHHDYLGVIGIACPDAHPLLAFVSLVAPAIARGNAVVAIPSPSAPLVVTDLYQIIDTSDVPGGVINIVTGDRDHLTKTLVEHEDVDAMWYFGTAEGSRQVEMRSTANMKRTWVNYGIPRKWKSNTEGAGKPFLYKSVQVKNIWIPTGV, encoded by the coding sequence ATGAAACTCACTGCTCTTTTTGAATCCATGTCCTACGGCCCCGCCCCGGAATCCGACGCATTTGCCCAGGCCTGGCTCGACCAGCATAAACGCAAATTCACACCTTTCATCGGTAATGCCTGGCACAAGCCAGCATCGAAGCGCACCATCGAAGTCCGCAATCCGGCTACCGGAGAGAAACTGGCGGCAATCGCAGATGCAAATGCAAAAGACGTAGACGCGGCTGTACAGACGGCCCGAAACGCGTTCGAAGGCTGGCAGTCGACCAGCGGACACGAACGGGCCAAGCACCTGTATGCAATCGCGCGCGGTGTCCAAAAACACGCGCGGCTCTTTTCAGTTTTGGAATCGCTCGACAACGGCAAACCCATCCGTGAATCGCGCGACCTCGATATCCCGCTTGTTGCCCGCCACTTCTACCATCACGCCGGCTGGGCACAGTTGATAGACACAGAGATGGCCGGCTACAAACCGCTCGGCGTGGTTGGCCAGGTGATCCCCTGGAATTTCCCGCTGCTCATGCTGGCCTGGAAAATTGCCCCGGCCATTGCGATGGGCAATACCGTTGTACTCAAGCCAGCGCCATATACACCGCTAACTGCCCTGCTCTTTGCAGAAATTGTTGCTGAGGCTGGCTTGCCTGCAGGCGTGGTAAACATTGTCACCGGTGGCGATGAAGCCGGCGCCAGCATCGTGAACCACACAGACATCGACAAAATTGCATTCACTGGTTCTACGCAGGTTGGGCGGATTATCCGCAAAGCTACTGCCGGCACGGGTAAACGCCTTTCGCTTGAACTGGGCGGCAAGTCGCCGTTTTTGGTCTTTGAAGATGCAGACGACGACGGAGCGATCGAGGGCATTATTGATGCCATCTGGTTTAACCAGGGCCAGGTGTGCTGCGCCGGCTCCCGGTTACTCGTGCAGGAAAGCATCGCCCCGCGATTTATTGACAAACTAAAAAAACGCATGGGCCAACTGCGTGTGGGCAACAGTCTCGACAAAGCCATTGACCTCGGTGCAGTTGTTGATCCCATTCAACATAAAACCATCGATGGATGGGTAAAAAAAGCAGCTGCAGAAGGGGCAGACATTTTCCAGCCCGACATTGCAATACCAAAAGGTGGGTGCTACTATCCTCCGACCCTGCTCACCAATGTCGAGCCAGCGTCAACGGTTGCCCAGGAAGAAATCTTTGGACCCGTACTGGCCGCCATGACGTTCCGCACACCCGCTGAAGGTATCAAGCTTGCAAACAACACGCGCTATGGCCTTGCGGCGAGTGTATGGACGGAAAATATCAACGTTGCCCTTGAAGTGGCCCATCGCATAAAGGCGGGCAGCGTCTGGGTCAATTGTACAAATTTGTTTGATGGAGCTGCCGGCTTTGGCGGTTATCGGGAAAGCGGTTTTGGGCGCGAAGGCGGGAAAGAAGGGTTGTATGAGTACGTACGGCCAACGTGGGCCAGCCGGCCAAAACCTGAAACCCCGAAAAAAGCGTCAAACGGCAAAGCGGCTAAAGATACGTGGGGCTCCTATATCTTAGAGCGCCCGGAAAGACTACTTGCCGCCACAGATGATGCCATCGACCGGACGGCAAAAATGTATATCGGCGGCAAACAATCCCGCCCTGATGGCAGCTATAGCCGGCACGTATGTGCGCCCGACGGGAAGCTAATCGGCCTGGTAGGCGACGGCAATCGTAAAGACATAAGAAATGCCGTTGAAGCTGCCCATGCAGCGCGCGGCTGGGCAGATCGCACGCCCCATAACCGCGCCCAGGTCCTGTATTATCTGGCAGAAAACATAGCGCCACGGGCAACAGAGCTCGCAGGTCGTATTGCTGCAACAACTGGTGTTTCGGACAAAGCTGCGCGCAAAGAAGTTGACCTCAGCATACAACGCCTGTTCACCTATGCGGCCTGGGCAGACAAGTTTGGTGGTACGCTGCAGGAGACTACGCTCAAAGGCGTTGTTGTAGCCCATCATGACTACCTGGGGGTGATCGGCATTGCGTGCCCGGATGCCCATCCCTTGCTGGCGTTTGTATCGCTCGTTGCTCCTGCAATTGCGCGGGGCAATGCTGTGGTAGCTATCCCGTCACCATCAGCGCCACTGGTAGTGACCGATTTGTACCAGATCATCGACACCTCCGATGTACCTGGTGGCGTCATCAACATCGTTACAGGCGACCGCGATCACCTGACCAAGACCCTCGTTGAACACGAAGACGTTGATGCCATGTGGTATTTTGGT
- the deoC gene encoding deoxyribose-phosphate aldolase, with the protein MTTTHIERNTGTELDLGWVRNTHINPSAIRRRAASLPGRRSIKKQWQAAWLLRAVTCIDLTTLAGDDTPGNVHRLCLKARQPLRPDLVEALGIAKLNLTVGAVCVYHSRIEDAVAALQGTDIPVAAVSTGFPAGQSPFKQRIKEIEASVAAGAREIDIVVSREHVLKGNWQALYEETREMRAACGDAHMKTILATGELGTLWNVAKASKVTMMAGSDFIKTSTGKEPVNATIPFGLIMTRMIRDYHERTGQIVGFKPAGGIRKAKEALLWLALIKEELGDGWLNTHLFRFGASSLLTDIERQLSHFATGRYAARHHQPMG; encoded by the coding sequence ATGACCACCACGCATATCGAGCGTAATACCGGCACCGAACTGGATCTGGGCTGGGTGCGCAATACACACATTAACCCAAGTGCCATCCGCCGGCGCGCGGCCTCGCTGCCCGGTCGCCGGTCGATCAAAAAACAGTGGCAAGCAGCCTGGTTGCTCCGCGCTGTTACGTGCATCGACCTGACCACCCTTGCCGGCGACGACACCCCCGGCAACGTCCACCGCCTCTGCCTCAAAGCGCGGCAACCGCTTCGGCCTGACCTTGTGGAAGCCCTCGGCATAGCCAAGCTCAACCTGACTGTAGGCGCTGTATGTGTTTACCACAGTCGGATTGAAGATGCCGTAGCTGCACTGCAGGGTACCGATATCCCGGTGGCTGCTGTATCTACGGGTTTTCCTGCCGGCCAGAGTCCGTTTAAACAGCGCATCAAGGAAATTGAAGCTTCTGTTGCTGCAGGCGCGCGCGAGATTGACATTGTTGTCAGTCGCGAACACGTACTAAAAGGCAATTGGCAGGCGCTGTACGAAGAAACGCGCGAAATGCGGGCAGCTTGTGGCGATGCACACATGAAAACCATCCTCGCCACAGGCGAATTGGGGACGCTATGGAATGTTGCCAAAGCGAGCAAGGTCACCATGATGGCCGGCTCCGACTTTATCAAAACCTCTACAGGCAAGGAGCCTGTGAACGCCACAATTCCGTTTGGCCTTATCATGACCCGCATGATCCGGGACTACCACGAGCGGACAGGCCAGATTGTTGGATTTAAACCGGCCGGCGGCATCCGAAAAGCCAAAGAAGCCTTGTTATGGCTTGCACTTATCAAAGAAGAATTGGGAGATGGATGGCTTAACACTCACCTGTTCCGCTTTGGCGCCAGCAGCTTGCTGACTGATATCGAACGCCAACTCTCTCATTTTGCCACCGGACGCTACGCAGCCCGTCACCACCAACCCATGGGTTAA